The proteins below come from a single Halomicroarcula saliterrae genomic window:
- a CDS encoding ferritin-like domain-containing protein produces the protein MQTIDQLFVTELWEALGAEQTVAATLERLTQCQSDPRLQQAFGAHLAETRTQIDRLEQALSMLGEPATPTFCEGIQGIVDEHAAFVLKNSPSPQVHAAFDLGAAQKVEHYEMATYEHLVGLADRLGYRQIAQLLETSLTEELRQLERLGAIDLVEPVPAQQQRAVQQQRPVAQQRQHPSGQFGQR, from the coding sequence ATGCAAACTATCGACCAGCTGTTCGTGACCGAACTGTGGGAGGCACTGGGCGCCGAACAGACCGTCGCGGCGACGCTGGAGCGTCTCACGCAGTGTCAGTCCGACCCGCGACTCCAGCAGGCGTTCGGGGCACATCTGGCCGAGACCCGGACACAGATCGACCGGCTCGAACAGGCGCTGTCGATGCTCGGCGAACCCGCCACACCGACGTTCTGTGAGGGGATACAGGGTATCGTCGACGAACACGCCGCGTTCGTCCTGAAGAACTCGCCGTCGCCACAGGTCCACGCCGCGTTCGACCTCGGTGCCGCACAGAAGGTCGAACACTACGAGATGGCTACCTACGAGCATCTGGTGGGGCTCGCGGACCGGCTGGGGTACCGGCAGATAGCCCAGCTACTGGAGACGAGTCTCACCGAAGAGCTCAGACAGCTAGAGCGGCTGGGAGCTATCGACCTCGTCGAGCCGGTACCGGCCCAGCAACAGCGGGCTGTTCAGCAGCAACGGCCGGTCGCCCAGCAGCGACAGCACCCCTCGGGCCAGTTCGGCCAGCGGTGA
- a CDS encoding redox-regulated ATPase YchF gives MSYKIGLVGKPSVGKSTFFNAATMNDVPEGAYPFTTIDPSMGEAYVRVDCAAPEFEHSCTPNHGYCAEGVRFVPTKLVDVAGLVPGAHEGKGLGNQFLSDLNEADVLVHVVDFTGETDLEGEPTEDHDPREDIDFLENELDMWYLDVLEKGIERYRSGYHGEDKDIEADLAEQMSAFKINEDEIKQVVLALDLELDPDSWDDEDREALAREIRIRTKPMVIAANKMDTEAAQDNWEPVTTDPDYEHLTFVPVSAHAEKALKNGDEQGVLSYRPGDTDFEVLADLPEEKAAGLEQIRDFVTAYEGTGVQQALETALFEELDAIAVFPGARKPQDDGTFLQDCFVLPDGSTAEDFAYFLHTDIGDGFLHAHDVRSQRQIGADTELDHRDVVEITTTN, from the coding sequence ATGAGCTACAAGATCGGACTCGTCGGCAAGCCTTCCGTCGGCAAGTCCACCTTCTTCAACGCGGCGACGATGAACGACGTGCCAGAGGGGGCCTACCCCTTCACGACCATCGACCCCTCGATGGGCGAGGCCTACGTCCGCGTCGACTGCGCGGCCCCGGAGTTCGAGCACAGCTGTACGCCCAACCACGGCTACTGCGCCGAGGGCGTGCGCTTTGTCCCGACGAAACTGGTCGACGTGGCGGGGCTGGTCCCCGGTGCCCACGAGGGCAAAGGGCTCGGTAACCAGTTCCTCTCGGACCTCAACGAGGCCGACGTGCTCGTCCACGTCGTCGATTTCACCGGCGAGACGGACCTCGAAGGCGAACCGACCGAGGACCACGACCCCCGCGAGGACATCGACTTCCTCGAGAACGAACTCGACATGTGGTATCTAGACGTCCTGGAGAAGGGCATCGAGCGCTACCGCTCAGGCTACCACGGCGAGGACAAGGACATCGAGGCGGACCTCGCCGAGCAGATGTCGGCGTTCAAAATCAACGAAGACGAGATCAAGCAGGTCGTCCTCGCCCTGGACCTGGAACTGGACCCCGACAGCTGGGACGACGAGGACCGCGAGGCGCTGGCCCGCGAGATCCGCATCCGCACGAAACCGATGGTCATCGCGGCCAACAAGATGGACACCGAGGCGGCACAGGACAACTGGGAGCCGGTGACGACAGACCCCGACTACGAGCATCTCACCTTCGTCCCCGTCTCGGCCCACGCCGAGAAGGCGCTGAAAAACGGCGACGAACAGGGCGTGCTCTCCTATCGCCCCGGCGACACCGACTTCGAGGTGCTCGCGGACCTCCCCGAGGAGAAGGCCGCCGGCCTCGAACAGATACGGGACTTCGTCACCGCCTACGAGGGCACCGGCGTCCAGCAGGCCCTCGAAACCGCGCTGTTCGAGGAGCTCGACGCCATCGCCGTCTTCCCGGGCGCGCGCAAACCACAGGACGACGGTACCTTCCTGCAGGACTGTTTCGTCCTCCCCGACGGCTCGACCGCTGAGGACTTCGCCTACTTCCTGCACACCGACATCGGCGACGGCTTCCTCCACGCCCACGACGTGCGCTCACAGCGCCAAATCGGCGCCGACACGGAGCTCGACCACCGCGACGTGGTCGAGATCACCACGACGAACTAG
- a CDS encoding glycerophosphodiester phosphodiesterase, protein MSPDIDRRSFVRGTGATLAGAGLDTTGAARGRSESASGKSDDADWTDVNVIAHRGFAGRYPENTVGAVEAASTGGASKRSVSPRAEMIEIDVLPTADGTVVVFHDDDLAGRDGGTRGLTDTSGIVWETDTETVTSATVLGTDETVPTLTEVLDAIPPSVGVNVEFKNPGSDDLEFATELSDDALAAQTDLWRPFTESVLDILGEYDNEILVSSFHEAAIATVREQDPSIPVAFLFWDDVRTGLDITRKYDCEALNVPRNMVQGTPFFDDESYADDVDIVEVAHEAGRELNTYTVTTWYQAQQLADAGVDGIIADYPGLLSFDG, encoded by the coding sequence GTGTCACCGGACATCGACCGACGGAGCTTCGTACGGGGAACCGGCGCGACACTGGCAGGTGCCGGGCTGGATACAACGGGGGCGGCTCGCGGGCGCTCCGAGAGCGCCAGCGGGAAGTCCGACGACGCCGACTGGACGGACGTGAACGTAATCGCTCACCGCGGCTTCGCCGGCCGCTATCCGGAAAACACCGTCGGGGCGGTCGAGGCGGCCTCGACGGGCGGCGCGAGCAAGCGGAGTGTGTCTCCGCGAGCGGAGATGATAGAGATAGACGTGCTGCCGACTGCCGACGGGACGGTCGTCGTCTTCCACGACGACGACCTCGCCGGGCGTGACGGCGGCACACGCGGGCTCACGGACACCTCTGGCATCGTCTGGGAGACCGACACCGAAACGGTGACCAGCGCGACCGTGCTGGGGACCGACGAGACCGTTCCGACGCTCACCGAGGTGCTCGACGCGATTCCGCCGAGCGTCGGGGTCAACGTCGAGTTCAAGAACCCCGGGAGCGACGACCTCGAATTCGCGACGGAGCTCTCGGACGACGCGCTGGCGGCCCAGACGGACCTCTGGCGGCCGTTCACCGAGTCGGTCCTCGATATCCTCGGCGAGTACGACAACGAGATTCTGGTCTCCTCGTTCCACGAGGCCGCCATCGCGACGGTGCGCGAACAGGACCCGTCGATTCCCGTGGCCTTCCTCTTCTGGGACGACGTCCGGACGGGGCTCGACATCACTCGGAAATACGACTGTGAGGCCCTCAACGTCCCCCGGAACATGGTGCAGGGGACGCCTTTCTTCGACGACGAGTCCTACGCTGACGACGTGGACATCGTCGAGGTCGCCCACGAGGCCGGCCGCGAGCTGAACACCTACACCGTCACAACGTGGTACCAGGCCCAGCAGCTCGCCGACGCCGGCGTCGACGGGATCATCGCCGACTACCCGGGCCTGCTGAGCTTCGATGGCTGA
- a CDS encoding deoxyhypusine synthase translates to MSDHEDRETFCHDPIGHAEARAGMTVGELAEGYGAAGIGANDVHEAVDIYAEMLDDDVTTFVGLAGAMVPTGMRAIVSELIRDGHVDVLVTTGANCTHDSIEAIGGKHHHGEVTPEGHTEREHDENLRDEGVDRIYNVYLPQEHFALFESHLREEVFTPLAAEGAVSIQRMTEELGRANAAVNEREDVAEDAGVLAAAYENDVPVYCPAFQDSVLGLQAWMYSQTSDFTVDALADMTDITDIAYEADSAGAFLVGGGVPKNYVLQTMLVSPDAYDYAVQLTMDPSNTGGLSGATLEEARSWGKLEKDARNVSVYADATITLPLVVAAARERVGE, encoded by the coding sequence ATGAGCGACCACGAGGACCGAGAGACGTTCTGTCACGACCCGATCGGCCACGCGGAGGCCCGCGCGGGAATGACCGTGGGCGAACTGGCCGAGGGCTACGGTGCGGCCGGTATCGGCGCGAACGACGTCCACGAGGCCGTCGACATATACGCCGAGATGTTAGACGACGACGTGACCACCTTCGTCGGGCTGGCCGGCGCGATGGTCCCCACCGGGATGCGCGCTATCGTCTCCGAACTCATCCGGGACGGACACGTCGACGTGCTGGTGACGACGGGGGCCAACTGCACCCACGACAGCATCGAAGCCATCGGTGGCAAACACCACCACGGCGAGGTCACTCCCGAGGGCCACACCGAGCGCGAACACGACGAGAACCTCCGTGACGAGGGCGTCGACCGCATCTACAACGTCTACCTCCCACAGGAGCACTTCGCGCTGTTCGAGTCCCACCTCCGCGAAGAGGTGTTCACGCCGCTGGCAGCGGAGGGCGCGGTGTCCATCCAGCGCATGACCGAGGAGCTGGGCCGGGCCAACGCCGCGGTCAACGAGCGCGAGGACGTGGCCGAGGACGCCGGTGTTCTCGCCGCGGCCTACGAGAACGACGTGCCGGTGTACTGTCCCGCCTTCCAGGACTCCGTGCTCGGCCTGCAGGCGTGGATGTACTCACAGACGAGCGACTTTACCGTCGACGCGCTCGCCGACATGACCGACATCACCGACATCGCCTACGAGGCCGACAGCGCCGGCGCCTTCCTCGTCGGCGGCGGCGTCCCGAAGAACTACGTCCTCCAGACGATGCTCGTCTCGCCCGACGCCTACGACTACGCGGTCCAGCTGACGATGGACCCCTCGAACACCGGCGGGCTCTCGGGCGCGACGCTCGAAGAGGCCCGGTCGTGGGGGAAACTGGAGAAGGACGCCCGCAACGTCTCGGTGTACGCCGACGCGACCATCACGCTACCGCTGGTCGTCGCCGCGGCGCGCGAGCGCGTCGGGGAGTGA
- a CDS encoding SprT-like domain-containing protein: protein MTGGRVAYSEVCTDDELLSWSRGYCRDVRRERGVDVRFDLVEWEVSHRAKRRAAAVKRPQLPEARVGERYDWDALDGAEGRPLPCTLSLTREAFEAFDRAEWESTLRHELVHVEQYQRDGTTDHGPAFRERAAALDTAVHCQAFADAKYVLTCATCGGLVARRYRECPLVRERERYRSDCCGATLRLE, encoded by the coding sequence GTGACGGGCGGTCGCGTCGCGTACAGCGAGGTGTGCACCGACGACGAGCTGCTGTCGTGGTCGCGGGGCTACTGCCGGGACGTGCGCCGGGAGCGGGGCGTCGACGTGCGCTTCGACCTCGTCGAGTGGGAGGTCTCTCACCGCGCCAAGCGCCGGGCGGCGGCGGTCAAACGCCCGCAACTGCCCGAGGCACGGGTCGGCGAGCGCTACGACTGGGACGCGCTCGACGGGGCCGAGGGCCGGCCGCTGCCCTGTACGCTCTCGCTCACCCGCGAGGCATTCGAGGCGTTCGACCGGGCCGAGTGGGAGTCGACGCTGCGTCACGAACTCGTCCACGTCGAGCAGTACCAGCGTGACGGGACGACCGACCACGGGCCGGCCTTCCGCGAGCGGGCGGCCGCCCTCGACACAGCGGTCCACTGTCAGGCCTTCGCGGACGCGAAGTACGTGCTCACGTGTGCGACCTGTGGCGGACTGGTCGCGCGTCGGTACCGGGAGTGCCCGCTGGTCCGCGAACGCGAGCGATACCGGTCGGACTGCTGTGGGGCGACGCTCCGTCTGGAATAG
- a CDS encoding Nif3-like dinuclear metal center hexameric protein — protein MHAGDIAARLDEELDTEAYADIDASPNGLQVGPADREVETVAVAVDAAVETIERASEAGADLLVTHHGIVWGSIERLTDGNYRRIAPLVERDLALYVAHLPLDGHQRLGNAAGLADLLDLGNRAPFGRMGGEFVGQRGRLAEATTVAELADRLDAELDTGGQPVQTLDFGPETVEDVAIVTGSGVDWLGEAVEVDADVLVTGEGKQQAYHEAREAGVNVVLAGHYATETFGVRALRDTVESWGLETTYIDCPTGL, from the coding sequence ATGCACGCAGGCGACATCGCCGCGCGACTCGACGAGGAACTCGACACAGAGGCGTACGCGGATATCGACGCCAGCCCGAACGGGCTGCAGGTCGGGCCCGCCGACCGCGAGGTCGAGACCGTCGCGGTGGCCGTCGACGCCGCCGTCGAGACCATCGAACGCGCCAGCGAGGCCGGGGCCGACCTGCTGGTCACCCACCACGGTATCGTCTGGGGGTCTATCGAGCGACTCACCGACGGCAACTACCGTCGCATCGCGCCGCTGGTCGAGCGCGACCTCGCGCTGTACGTCGCCCACCTCCCCCTCGACGGGCACCAGCGACTCGGTAACGCCGCCGGGCTGGCGGACCTGCTGGACCTGGGAAACCGCGCGCCCTTCGGCCGGATGGGCGGGGAGTTCGTCGGCCAGCGCGGGCGGCTGGCCGAAGCGACCACCGTCGCGGAGCTGGCGGACCGACTGGACGCCGAACTCGACACCGGCGGGCAGCCGGTTCAGACGCTCGATTTCGGCCCGGAAACCGTCGAAGACGTGGCTATCGTCACCGGCAGCGGCGTCGACTGGCTGGGCGAGGCCGTCGAGGTCGACGCTGACGTGCTCGTCACCGGTGAGGGGAAACAGCAGGCCTACCACGAGGCCCGGGAGGCCGGCGTCAACGTCGTGCTGGCGGGCCACTACGCCACCGAGACGTTCGGCGTCCGGGCGCTACGGGACACCGTCGAGTCGTGGGGGCTGGAGACGACGTACATCGACTGTCCCACCGGGCTGTGA
- a CDS encoding ArnT family glycosyltransferase → MRLNRYWKFLLLALCVAAAVQVVYLRTHEFPALLGGLFLEMAATVAHSETLVPTTIHGFTTEGIPFAYPPLGFYVMAVFLRLGVDGVALLRFGAPLVLLCNVAVLYHFTVVLTDSPETGLVAGIVTGTHVTLNLYLVGASGFIRGLGFLFMLVALLGAYQYFANDGGRRALATAVVGWGLVVLTHPVHAAAAGAGVAAAWLVWDRSPVGLAAGVGIAVGGLVIASPWWVTVVSQHGPGIFFAGAGSHGSLNHSLSDLGALAGWFWGGSYVLNWPAVLAVLGATVLVARGNWEQPAWLAVPVVLLVPPHGRLGLLFVAPLGAVGLVFTYSLLTDLELDRLDLPTRRIDLPALSTDRLDLPALSTQQVVAIAFVCLLVGPFVVQNMNAAADTGPYSPLPVYVDSEDQTAMGWVENETAVDARVAVIGSGSEWFPYLANRTSVIVKYGTEWRGQATWDRHSAAQSRLRGCWNASCVNTTLVEYEFAAEVDYVYVPYGSFIAGRSGASISPALHRSLSASERFTLVYRNSGVGIYDYNQTALQSPDPHLTAAEG, encoded by the coding sequence ATGCGATTGAATCGGTACTGGAAATTTCTGCTGCTGGCGCTCTGCGTTGCTGCGGCCGTTCAGGTCGTCTACCTTCGCACTCACGAGTTCCCGGCGCTGCTCGGGGGGCTCTTCCTGGAGATGGCGGCGACGGTGGCCCACTCCGAGACGCTGGTGCCGACGACGATTCACGGCTTCACGACCGAGGGCATCCCCTTCGCGTACCCGCCGCTCGGGTTCTACGTGATGGCGGTGTTCCTGCGGCTCGGCGTCGACGGCGTGGCGCTCCTCCGGTTCGGTGCGCCGCTCGTCCTGCTGTGTAACGTCGCGGTGCTGTATCACTTCACGGTGGTGCTCACCGACAGTCCGGAGACGGGACTCGTCGCCGGCATCGTCACCGGCACCCACGTCACGCTGAACCTGTATCTCGTCGGCGCCAGCGGCTTCATCCGCGGTCTGGGCTTTCTGTTCATGCTGGTCGCGCTGCTGGGGGCCTACCAGTACTTCGCGAACGACGGGGGTCGGCGGGCGCTGGCCACCGCTGTCGTCGGTTGGGGGCTGGTGGTGTTGACCCACCCCGTCCACGCCGCGGCCGCGGGCGCTGGCGTCGCTGCTGCGTGGCTCGTCTGGGACCGCTCGCCGGTCGGGCTCGCGGCCGGTGTGGGTATCGCGGTCGGCGGACTCGTCATCGCCAGCCCGTGGTGGGTCACCGTGGTTTCCCAGCACGGTCCGGGCATCTTCTTCGCCGGCGCGGGCTCGCATGGCTCCCTGAACCACAGTCTGTCGGACCTGGGAGCGCTTGCGGGCTGGTTCTGGGGCGGGAGCTACGTGTTGAACTGGCCCGCCGTGCTGGCGGTGCTCGGCGCTACGGTGCTGGTCGCCCGGGGGAACTGGGAACAGCCCGCCTGGCTGGCCGTGCCCGTCGTCCTCCTGGTGCCGCCCCACGGACGCCTCGGACTTCTGTTCGTCGCGCCGCTGGGCGCCGTGGGGCTCGTGTTCACGTACTCGCTCCTGACGGACCTCGAACTCGACCGTCTGGACCTGCCGACGCGGCGCATCGACCTGCCGGCGCTGTCCACCGACCGGCTCGACCTGCCGGCGCTGTCCACACAGCAGGTTGTCGCGATCGCGTTCGTCTGCCTCCTCGTCGGCCCGTTCGTGGTCCAGAACATGAACGCGGCGGCCGACACGGGTCCGTACAGTCCGCTGCCGGTGTACGTCGACTCGGAGGACCAGACGGCGATGGGATGGGTCGAGAACGAAACGGCCGTCGACGCCCGGGTCGCCGTCATCGGGAGCGGGAGCGAGTGGTTCCCGTATCTGGCGAACCGGACCTCAGTCATCGTGAAGTACGGGACGGAGTGGCGGGGCCAGGCGACGTGGGACAGACACTCGGCCGCCCAGTCACGGCTACGGGGCTGCTGGAACGCCTCGTGCGTGAACACGACGCTCGTCGAGTACGAGTTCGCCGCCGAGGTCGATTACGTCTACGTGCCCTACGGGTCGTTCATCGCGGGCCGTAGCGGGGCGAGCATCTCGCCGGCGCTCCACCGGTCGCTCTCGGCGAGCGAGCGGTTCACCCTGGTGTATCGCAACAGCGGTGTCGGTATCTACGACTACAACCAGACCGCGCTGCAGTCGCCTGACCCGCACCTGACAGCCGCCGAGGGCTGA